A section of the Arcobacter roscoffensis genome encodes:
- a CDS encoding class II aldolase and adducin N-terminal domain-containing protein, which produces MIDKNTVKLLKNLSLTMFRKNFFGIYHGAISAKLDQENFLINTSDAIFDEMNDKSFCELNLNKPDYRWNIASIESHIHASIYSNIHEAKYIAFGMPIYTTAYTFEHDHIFFDDFFGKTEFGEIPIYDPGDYNTWYDRNSLEITKYLKESSHNLMVIKGIGTYAYDRDINDLVKKIAILENSCRLLSIKTSFD; this is translated from the coding sequence ATGATTGATAAAAACACAGTTAAGCTACTTAAGAATTTATCTTTAACTATGTTTAGAAAAAATTTCTTTGGTATTTACCATGGAGCGATCTCTGCAAAACTTGACCAAGAGAACTTTCTAATCAATACATCAGATGCAATTTTTGATGAAATGAATGATAAATCTTTTTGTGAACTAAATCTAAATAAGCCTGATTACAGATGGAATATAGCTAGTATTGAATCTCATATTCATGCTTCTATTTATTCAAATATCCATGAAGCAAAATATATTGCTTTTGGTATGCCAATTTATACAACTGCTTATACTTTTGAACATGACCATATCTTTTTTGATGATTTTTTTGGAAAAACTGAATTTGGAGAGATTCCTATCTATGACCCAGGTGATTATAATACTTGGTATGATAGAAATTCACTTGAAATAACTAAGTATTTAAAAGAGAGTAGTCATAACCTAATGGTTATAAAAGGAATAGGAACTTACGCCTATGATAGAGACATAAATGACCTTGTAAAGAAAATAGCAATACTAGAAAACTCTTGTCGTCTTTTAAGTATAAAAACCTCTTTTGACTAG
- a CDS encoding HU family DNA-binding protein, protein MNKAEFIDAVAAKAGLSKKDAKGAVDAVLDTITETLVKRESVSFIGFGTFTTADRAERTAKVPGTDKTVKVPATTVAKFKVGKALKEAVAK, encoded by the coding sequence ATGAACAAAGCAGAATTTATTGACGCAGTAGCAGCAAAGGCTGGTCTATCTAAAAAAGATGCAAAGGGTGCAGTTGACGCTGTATTAGATACAATTACTGAAACTTTAGTAAAAAGAGAATCTGTAAGTTTCATTGGTTTTGGTACATTTACAACTGCTGATAGAGCAGAAAGAACTGCTAAAGTTCCTGGTACTGACAAAACTGTTAAAGTTCCAGCTACTACTGTTGCAAAATTCAAAGTTGGTAAAGCTTTAAAAGAAGCTGTAGCTAAGTAA
- a CDS encoding sensor histidine kinase — MSEFKKKDNILKIIKYGPLLFVLCLSITITSIVITQKNNFFNQEIRKAENNYLERNKKRVKEEVQRVYDYIKDKKLDSEKLLKQRIKNRVYEAHQIATNIYENELLDRLDGHEHSKRHIFNTIKYALSGIVYNNGRGYIFIDDLNGVKLLQPLNKELEGKNFYDYEDAQGYKFIRKIINTIKNKTEAFDSYYWYKDKNDKQAYEKISFYKYFEPFNVAIGTGEYIDEFEKELQQELIEYIQKIRYEDNSYIFLFDKKGVSLTHYKKEYIGKNRINEKNDKGQYFVKDILNLAEEKGEGFYEYQATINPSTNNMKNSKKVSFIKEFEDWNWVIGTGFYLDKLEQNVSQIKKDLIFSNKKSIEQIIFFSIILTLLFILLSFYISKKLSIMFENYEKDIRDQTSKLIEKENLLIQQSKMATMGEMIGNIAHQWKQPLSLISTSNGMLKLNKEYKNFSEKQLDEAIENIDNSVQNLSETIDDFRNFFNPNKSLSHFKIEHSFDKTFKLIDSQFKNNNIEIIKDVEDIDLYSYENELLQVLINIIKNAKEQLEKLKNDRIKILQISAKKENNTLIIKLIDNGGGIKEENLDKIFDNHFTTKKEEGGSGIGLYMSRQIIQNSLQGEITAYNTTLEYKDYNLKGACFQIKLPLV; from the coding sequence ATGTCAGAATTCAAAAAAAAAGATAATATATTAAAAATTATTAAATATGGCCCCCTACTTTTTGTACTTTGTCTTTCAATAACTATTACAAGTATTGTAATTACTCAAAAAAATAACTTTTTTAATCAAGAGATTAGAAAAGCTGAAAATAATTACTTAGAAAGAAATAAAAAAAGAGTAAAGGAAGAAGTACAAAGAGTATATGACTATATAAAAGATAAAAAACTTGATTCTGAAAAACTTTTAAAACAAAGAATAAAAAATAGAGTCTATGAAGCTCATCAAATAGCTACTAATATTTATGAAAACGAATTACTTGACAGACTAGATGGACATGAACATTCAAAAAGACATATATTTAATACAATAAAGTATGCCCTATCAGGAATTGTTTACAATAATGGTAGAGGATATATTTTTATTGATGATCTAAATGGAGTAAAACTTCTACAGCCTCTAAATAAAGAACTTGAAGGAAAAAATTTCTATGATTATGAAGATGCTCAAGGTTATAAATTTATTAGAAAAATCATAAATACAATCAAAAATAAAACAGAAGCTTTTGATTCTTATTACTGGTACAAAGATAAAAATGATAAGCAAGCGTATGAAAAGATTAGCTTCTATAAATATTTTGAACCCTTTAATGTAGCAATTGGTACAGGTGAATATATTGATGAGTTTGAAAAAGAGCTTCAACAAGAACTTATAGAATATATTCAAAAGATAAGATATGAAGACAACTCATATATTTTCTTATTTGATAAAAAAGGTGTTAGTCTTACTCATTATAAAAAAGAGTATATTGGTAAAAATAGAATTAATGAAAAAAATGATAAAGGACAATACTTTGTAAAAGATATTTTAAACTTAGCAGAAGAAAAAGGCGAAGGTTTTTATGAGTATCAAGCAACTATAAATCCAAGTACAAATAATATGAAAAACAGTAAGAAAGTCTCATTTATAAAAGAGTTTGAAGATTGGAACTGGGTTATAGGTACAGGCTTTTATCTTGATAAACTTGAGCAGAATGTTAGTCAAATTAAAAAAGACTTAATTTTCTCAAATAAAAAGTCTATAGAGCAAATCATTTTTTTTAGTATAATTTTAACTCTTCTTTTTATTCTACTTTCTTTTTATATAAGTAAAAAGCTATCAATCATGTTTGAAAACTATGAAAAAGATATAAGAGATCAAACTAGCAAATTAATTGAAAAAGAGAACTTATTAATTCAACAATCAAAAATGGCAACAATGGGTGAGATGATAGGAAATATTGCCCATCAATGGAAACAGCCTTTAAGTTTGATAAGTACTTCAAATGGTATGTTAAAACTAAATAAAGAGTATAAGAACTTCTCTGAAAAACAACTTGATGAAGCTATTGAAAATATTGATAACTCTGTGCAGAATTTAAGTGAAACAATTGATGACTTTAGAAATTTCTTTAATCCAAACAAATCCTTAAGTCATTTTAAAATTGAGCATTCGTTTGATAAAACATTTAAACTTATAGATTCACAATTTAAAAATAATAATATTGAGATAATCAAAGATGTTGAAGATATAGATTTATATTCATATGAAAATGAACTATTACAAGTTCTAATAAATATAATCAAAAATGCAAAAGAACAATTAGAGAAACTAAAAAATGACAGAATAAAAATATTACAAATAAGTGCAAAGAAAGAAAATAATACCCTTATCATAAAACTTATTGATAATGGTGGAGGAATAAAAGAAGAAAACCTAGATAAAATCTTTGATAATCATTTCACAACAAAAAAAGAAGAAGGTGGATCAGGTATTGGTTTATACATGAGTAGACAAATTATTCAAAATAGTTTGCAAGGCGAAATCACCGCTTACAATACAACACTTGAATATAAGGACTATAATTTAAAAGGAGCTTGTTTCCAAATAAAGCTACCCCTTGTTTAA
- a CDS encoding GGDEF domain-containing response regulator produces MKKILLVDNSKLIINVLEELFLEKNNFEIYKAKTLNEVEQLILSNNFFIAISNLVLPDALNGELLDTFKNANIPTIVLSSKIDDSFMSNIDNLNIIDYVSKDSIHGLENVYDLAELLLYIKDTKVLVVEDSNVVAQQIKATLETLFLKVKTVPNGDEALNELKNNKDISMVISDYNMPKMNGLELTRAIRKDKTTSSLPIVIISSDNNPQQRIKLFKNGANDYLNKPILEEELKSKVLDTFSNIKKIEDIQSFNKIFDENIITSSTDIKGNIQTVSKAFCKISGYEKEELIGKSHNIVRHPDMPKCLYEELWNTITKGQTWKGEIKNLKKDGTYYWVKAVIEPKFNRNGDITGYFAIREDISDKKRIYELSITDGLTSLYNRRYFNDTAHNFILESVRNNNTFAFILLDIDNFKKYNDTYGHQDGDDVLIKVANSLKTTFKRGDDQVFRLGGEEFGVLISSKTKLNIMDLVEEARLNIEKLNIKHEKNTPLSVVTASFGTLIISLGNNENIKVEDIYKKADEQLYKAKENGRNKIEYLEL; encoded by the coding sequence GTGAAGAAAATATTATTAGTAGATAATTCTAAGCTAATTATTAATGTTTTAGAAGAGTTGTTTCTAGAGAAAAATAACTTTGAAATTTACAAAGCAAAAACACTAAATGAAGTAGAACAACTTATTTTATCTAATAACTTTTTTATAGCAATATCAAATCTTGTATTACCTGATGCTTTAAATGGTGAACTATTAGATACTTTTAAAAATGCGAATATCCCTACAATTGTATTAAGTTCAAAAATTGATGATAGTTTTATGAGTAATATAGATAATTTGAATATCATTGATTATGTATCAAAAGACTCTATTCATGGATTGGAAAATGTATATGACTTAGCTGAATTACTTTTATATATAAAAGATACAAAAGTTTTAGTAGTTGAAGATTCAAATGTTGTAGCCCAACAAATTAAAGCAACATTAGAGACATTATTTTTAAAGGTTAAAACTGTTCCAAATGGTGATGAAGCCTTGAATGAACTTAAAAATAATAAAGATATTTCAATGGTTATTAGTGATTATAATATGCCTAAAATGAATGGTTTGGAACTTACAAGAGCAATTAGAAAAGATAAAACTACAAGTTCTTTACCCATCGTGATAATTAGTTCAGATAATAATCCACAGCAAAGAATAAAACTTTTTAAAAATGGGGCAAATGACTATTTGAATAAACCAATTTTAGAAGAAGAATTAAAATCTAAAGTTTTAGATACTTTTTCAAATATAAAAAAAATAGAAGATATTCAAAGCTTTAATAAAATATTTGATGAAAATATTATTACTTCTTCAACAGATATAAAAGGGAATATTCAAACAGTATCAAAAGCCTTTTGTAAAATATCAGGATATGAAAAAGAAGAATTAATAGGAAAGAGTCATAATATTGTAAGACATCCAGATATGCCAAAATGTTTATACGAAGAGTTGTGGAATACAATAACAAAGGGACAAACTTGGAAAGGTGAGATAAAAAACCTTAAAAAAGATGGAACTTACTATTGGGTAAAAGCAGTAATTGAACCTAAATTTAATAGAAATGGAGATATTACAGGCTATTTTGCTATTAGAGAAGATATAAGTGATAAAAAAAGAATTTACGAACTTTCAATTACAGATGGTTTAACTTCCTTATATAATAGAAGATATTTTAATGATACAGCACATAATTTTATTTTAGAGAGTGTAAGAAATAACAATACTTTTGCTTTTATTTTACTTGATATAGATAACTTCAAAAAATATAATGATACTTATGGTCATCAAGATGGAGATGATGTTTTAATAAAAGTTGCAAATAGTCTAAAAACTACTTTTAAAAGAGGTGATGACCAAGTGTTTAGATTAGGTGGTGAAGAGTTTGGGGTTTTAATTAGCTCGAAAACAAAACTTAATATTATGGACTTAGTTGAAGAGGCTAGGCTAAATATAGAAAAATTAAATATCAAACATGAGAAAAACACACCATTAAGTGTAGTTACTGCTTCATTTGGAACACTTATAATCTCTTTAGGCAATAATGAAAATATTAAAGTTGAGGATATTTATAAAAAAGCTGATGAGCAACTATATAAAGCAAAAGAAAATGGTAGAAATAAAATAGAATACTTAGAACTTTAG
- a CDS encoding SRPBCC family protein, with protein MKRFEKSTLIKCTAEELFDFHTNTNNLTKITPPDIKVKLLTPDFKAQEGEILKLKSIKNYIPINWTVKISKSQRPLKIVDTALKSPFKYWEHQHIFIQHEKFTELKDVVNYEMPFGIIGEFLEPFVYSDLLKMFEFRHEVTKKILENKEDIS; from the coding sequence ATGAAAAGATTTGAAAAGAGTACTCTTATTAAGTGTACTGCCGAAGAACTTTTTGATTTTCATACAAATACCAACAACCTAACTAAAATTACACCTCCTGATATAAAAGTAAAACTTTTAACTCCTGATTTTAAAGCCCAAGAAGGTGAAATCTTAAAACTTAAAAGTATTAAAAATTATATTCCAATTAACTGGACCGTAAAAATATCAAAAAGCCAAAGACCATTAAAAATTGTTGATACAGCTTTAAAATCACCATTTAAGTATTGGGAACATCAACATATTTTTATTCAGCATGAAAAATTTACAGAGTTAAAAGATGTAGTAAATTATGAAATGCCATTTGGAATAATTGGTGAGTTTTTAGAACCTTTTGTATACAGTGATTTACTTAAAATGTTTGAGTTTAGACATGAGGTTACAAAAAAGATATTAGAAAACAAAGAAGACATCTCGTAA
- a CDS encoding LytR/AlgR family response regulator transcription factor, producing MKILIVDDENLAISRLKRLLNDEGLEDITTFTDPHEALKQCTKTKYDAVFLDISMPEITGLELANRILELEPKTFVVFQTAYDEYALEAYKNGGMGYLLKPIDTDSLKEVLKKIETYIQTTTEKLEEKKIIAKRGDKIYLIDLDDIYYIRADLDEVIIKIKETDAYVRKKIGDLEKLLSNKNFFRIHRSYIVNVDKIKSMQSVEQSKLQISFDGIDEVVTSSKDGAKEFREYLERRLL from the coding sequence ATGAAAATACTGATAGTTGATGACGAAAACTTAGCAATAAGTAGATTAAAAAGATTATTAAATGATGAGGGCTTAGAAGATATTACTACTTTTACAGATCCTCATGAAGCTCTAAAACAGTGTACAAAAACTAAATATGATGCAGTTTTTTTAGATATTTCAATGCCTGAAATTACAGGATTAGAACTTGCAAATAGAATACTAGAGTTAGAACCAAAAACATTTGTAGTATTTCAAACAGCCTATGATGAATATGCACTAGAAGCATATAAAAATGGTGGAATGGGATATTTGTTAAAACCAATTGATACAGACTCTTTAAAAGAAGTATTAAAAAAAATAGAAACTTATATTCAAACAACAACTGAAAAGCTTGAAGAAAAAAAGATTATTGCTAAAAGAGGGGATAAAATATATTTAATTGATTTAGATGATATATATTATATTAGAGCAGATTTAGATGAAGTTATAATCAAAATAAAAGAAACAGATGCTTATGTAAGAAAAAAAATTGGAGACTTAGAAAAGCTTTTATCAAATAAAAACTTTTTTAGAATTCACAGATCTTATATAGTAAATGTAGATAAAATCAAATCAATGCAAAGTGTAGAGCAATCAAAACTTCAAATCTCTTTTGATGGAATTGATGAAGTTGTAACATCTTCAAAAGATGGTGCAAAAGAGTTTAGAGAGTATTTAGAGCGAAGATTATTATAA
- a CDS encoding sensor histidine kinase codes for MKSFELKVSFQDWIYIIIIAAFFGFLISLVFYFLNEDLQRFSTITFSTASAIIISVFASILITISNNFILPKVNKQFWYIISFAFSFLSGAIGFLFSYSFFSNFDIKIIDFIQPYATYIGITIGFLTFLIGLILHQFISMKYKNESIKSEILETKLKALESELNPHFLFNALNSISELIYIDKKKAEQSVINVSKFLRNAIYTESLISCENELEMVKTYVNIENTRFEDKIKLFISSNNACLKKYVPKFSIQLLVENAIKHGYRGIDLNLFIEIKQDRIEVSNDGKVSESVNYGTGLKNLDKRLQLLEIGSLDYEIEDKMKFIIRLKNENTDS; via the coding sequence ATGAAGAGTTTTGAACTTAAAGTTTCTTTTCAAGATTGGATTTATATAATAATCATTGCTGCATTTTTCGGTTTTTTAATCTCTTTGGTTTTTTACTTTTTAAATGAAGATTTACAAAGATTTTCTACTATTACTTTTAGTACAGCAAGTGCAATAATAATATCTGTTTTTGCTTCTATTTTAATCACAATATCAAATAACTTTATTTTACCAAAGGTAAATAAACAATTTTGGTACATAATTAGTTTTGCTTTTTCTTTTTTATCAGGAGCTATAGGTTTTCTTTTTTCTTACTCATTTTTTTCTAACTTTGATATAAAAATAATTGATTTTATACAACCATATGCAACATATATTGGTATCACTATTGGGTTTTTAACTTTTCTTATTGGATTGATTTTGCATCAGTTTATCTCTATGAAATATAAAAATGAGTCAATTAAAAGTGAGATTTTAGAGACAAAATTAAAAGCTTTAGAGAGTGAACTTAATCCTCATTTTTTATTTAATGCTTTAAACTCTATTAGTGAACTGATTTACATAGACAAGAAAAAAGCTGAACAATCAGTGATAAATGTATCTAAGTTTTTAAGAAATGCAATTTATACGGAGAGTTTAATTAGTTGTGAAAATGAATTGGAAATGGTAAAAACTTATGTTAATATTGAAAATACTAGGTTTGAAGATAAGATAAAACTTTTTATTAGTTCAAATAATGCTTGTTTAAAAAAATATGTTCCAAAGTTTTCAATTCAGTTGCTTGTTGAAAATGCAATCAAACATGGTTATAGAGGTATTGATTTAAATCTATTTATTGAAATAAAACAAGATAGAATTGAAGTAAGTAATGATGGTAAAGTAAGTGAAAGTGTAAATTATGGTACAGGTCTTAAGAATCTTGATAAAAGATTACAACTACTAGAAATAGGTAGTTTAGACTATGAGATAGAAGATAAAATGAAGTTTATAATAAGGTTGAAGAATGAAAATACTGATAGTTGA